The following are from one region of the Nitrospira sp. genome:
- a CDS encoding CoA-binding protein, translating into MNKSEGETIRQILADCRTIAVVGASSNPARASNHVAAYMKAQGYRVIPVNPNEQTVVGEPAYPSLTAVPGPIELVDIFRKSEDVRPIVEEAIARGAKAIWMQEGVVNEAAAQLAREAGLAVVMDRCWLKDHLAWRAHE; encoded by the coding sequence ATGAACAAGTCAGAAGGCGAAACCATTCGGCAGATTCTGGCGGACTGCCGGACGATTGCCGTGGTCGGCGCGTCATCCAATCCCGCTCGCGCATCCAATCATGTGGCGGCCTACATGAAGGCGCAAGGCTACCGGGTCATTCCAGTGAATCCCAACGAACAGACCGTCGTCGGCGAGCCGGCCTATCCGTCGCTCACGGCTGTGCCGGGTCCGATCGAGCTGGTCGATATCTTTCGGAAGTCCGAAGACGTCCGGCCGATCGTCGAAGAAGCGATCGCGCGTGGCGCGAAAGCCATCTGGATGCAGGAGGGTGTCGTCAACGAAGCCGCGGCGCAGCTCGCGCGAGAGGCCGGCCTCGCGGTCGTGATGGATCGCTGCTGGCTAAAAGACCATCTGGCGTGGCGAGCGCATGAATAA
- a CDS encoding DsbA family protein: MAHDYLLYGDFNCPFCYALHERLHELQLLDRCAWRGVQHAPHLPRPMKAWGGSLGAELRHEVAVVQRLAPGLPIALPPGKPNTGPAIALAASLFQRDREAGMQMVRALYHAFWVKGQDISNPLVLDEFGIPDGSDLDQVMGEWEAAWHETGQAGVPLVVSPGGVVLVGCVPTEQIQAFFSLPN; the protein is encoded by the coding sequence ATGGCGCACGACTATCTGCTGTATGGCGACTTCAATTGCCCGTTCTGCTATGCGCTGCATGAACGACTGCATGAGCTGCAATTGCTCGATCGTTGTGCGTGGCGGGGCGTGCAACATGCGCCGCATCTGCCGCGCCCGATGAAGGCGTGGGGAGGGTCGTTAGGGGCGGAGTTGCGCCATGAGGTGGCCGTCGTGCAGCGGTTGGCCCCGGGACTGCCGATCGCGCTGCCGCCCGGCAAACCGAACACCGGACCGGCAATTGCCCTGGCCGCATCGCTGTTCCAGCGCGATCGTGAGGCAGGAATGCAGATGGTGCGCGCCTTGTACCACGCATTCTGGGTGAAAGGACAAGACATCTCGAACCCCCTCGTTCTAGATGAATTCGGGATTCCAGACGGGAGTGATCTCGACCAGGTAATGGGGGAGTGGGAAGCGGCCTGGCACGAGACTGGCCAGGCCGGAGTTCCCCTGGTGGTTTCACCGGGAGGCGTTGTGCTGGTCGGGTGTGTGCCGACCGAGCAGATTCAGGCGTTCTTCAGTTTGCCGAACTGA
- a CDS encoding ATP-binding protein, translating into MSARPQPEPNARGAGQMSWLPTREDSFLLMEASGDAVFVTDRSGRILSVNPMAQQLVGRTRDVIGQSFQELMDCRLPEPNGLGGAPFQQMMKTGEVTMVPSHQWTRGDGTRFELSTTFWPRVQLTERVGAVIVTRDLTSAMEVQRDVQRVARLAEDSPNPIVEFDGAGGMLYANTAMVELLTVCGALERGIEAMLPPDLEGILKECLRTRSATCRIEHVIAERILAWSFFPLGDLDQIRAYGLDVTADVALRRAKDVAEESARAKGIFLATMSHELRTPMNGVLGCTQLLQDTSLTDAQRQLLQTMHRSAEALLVLVNDILDFSKIEAGKMSLETADVHLRSLIDDVLTLVSGLAKKKSLELTVEVAPEVPESLRGDPVRLRQILFNLVGNAIKFTERGRVAVAVTLQQAPSHLPESILLAWSITDTGIGMTEVQQARLFQAYSQAEASTARKFGGTGLGLMICRQLVELMGGEIAVESQAGKGTTFRYTTLVLPAIQREQVEPVIKTVSKSEAGANGPKRILVADDNEINQVVACKFLQKLGFEVEVARNGREALEAASRTPYDAILMDCEMPEMDGYDATRAIRQRETGQGRHIPVIALTGHASADDERVCLDAGMDGVLTKPVTLPALRGILDRILRRE; encoded by the coding sequence ATGAGCGCCCGGCCTCAACCGGAGCCGAACGCGCGCGGGGCGGGTCAGATGTCCTGGTTGCCCACGCGAGAAGATAGCTTTCTCTTGATGGAAGCGTCGGGCGACGCAGTCTTCGTCACCGACCGAAGCGGGCGGATCCTGTCCGTGAATCCGATGGCCCAGCAACTGGTCGGACGTACCCGCGATGTGATCGGCCAGTCGTTTCAGGAGCTGATGGATTGCCGGTTACCGGAGCCGAATGGATTGGGCGGAGCTCCGTTCCAACAGATGATGAAAACCGGCGAAGTCACGATGGTGCCATCCCACCAGTGGACGCGAGGGGATGGGACCCGGTTCGAGCTCTCGACGACGTTTTGGCCCCGAGTGCAGCTGACCGAGCGAGTGGGAGCGGTCATCGTCACGCGGGATCTGACCTCTGCGATGGAAGTGCAGCGGGATGTGCAGCGCGTAGCGCGACTGGCCGAGGATTCACCGAATCCGATTGTCGAATTCGATGGCGCCGGCGGAATGCTCTATGCCAACACGGCGATGGTCGAGCTTCTGACCGTCTGCGGGGCGCTGGAGCGTGGGATCGAGGCAATGCTTCCTCCCGATCTTGAAGGCATTCTCAAGGAGTGTCTGCGCACCCGCTCGGCGACCTGTCGTATTGAGCATGTGATCGCCGAGCGAATCCTTGCCTGGTCGTTTTTCCCCCTGGGTGACCTTGATCAGATTCGAGCCTATGGGTTGGATGTGACGGCCGACGTGGCGCTGCGTCGAGCGAAGGACGTGGCCGAAGAATCTGCCCGTGCCAAGGGGATCTTTCTCGCCACCATGAGTCACGAACTCCGGACGCCGATGAACGGCGTGTTGGGCTGCACACAGTTGTTACAGGACACGTCATTGACCGATGCGCAACGGCAACTGCTTCAAACCATGCATCGGTCTGCCGAAGCGCTCTTGGTATTGGTGAATGACATCTTGGATTTCTCAAAGATCGAAGCCGGCAAGATGTCCCTGGAAACAGCGGACGTGCATCTTCGTTCCCTCATCGACGATGTGTTGACCCTCGTCTCTGGACTGGCGAAGAAGAAATCCCTGGAATTAACGGTGGAGGTTGCGCCGGAGGTCCCGGAAAGTCTGCGAGGAGATCCGGTGCGCCTGCGCCAGATTCTCTTCAATCTGGTCGGCAATGCGATCAAATTTACCGAGCGTGGCCGCGTGGCGGTTGCCGTGACGTTGCAGCAAGCGCCCTCGCATCTGCCGGAGAGCATCCTCCTGGCATGGAGCATCACGGATACGGGCATTGGCATGACAGAGGTACAGCAGGCCAGACTGTTTCAGGCCTACTCGCAGGCGGAGGCGTCGACCGCCAGGAAGTTCGGCGGGACGGGCCTCGGGCTGATGATCTGCCGCCAGCTTGTCGAACTGATGGGGGGCGAGATCGCGGTCGAAAGCCAGGCCGGGAAGGGGACAACATTCCGTTACACCACTCTGGTATTACCGGCGATCCAGCGAGAACAGGTCGAACCCGTCATCAAAACGGTGAGCAAGTCTGAAGCAGGAGCCAACGGTCCGAAACGCATCCTGGTCGCCGACGATAACGAGATCAACCAGGTGGTCGCGTGCAAATTTCTCCAGAAGCTCGGCTTCGAAGTGGAGGTCGCTCGGAATGGCCGTGAAGCGCTGGAAGCCGCGTCGAGAACACCCTACGACGCGATCCTGATGGACTGCGAGATGCCGGAGATGGACGGCTATGACGCCACCCGTGCGATCCGGCAACGGGAGACCGGCCAAGGCAGACACATTCCCGTCATCGCCCTGACGGGTCATGCCTCCGCAGACGACGAACGAGTCTGCTTGGATGCCGGGATGGATGGCGTCCTCACGAAGCCGGTCACGCTCCCGGCGCTGCGCGGGATCCTCGACCGGATTCTTCGGCGCGAATAG
- a CDS encoding DUF3391 domain-containing protein, whose product MAHRTIPLSDLKVGMYLIGVDRSWLHTPFLRHKFEISAQSEIDTLRASGIAQVTIDTGRGLDVTIPEVRPSDPVPVSESQLEGPSPSATHPVSLERTAVMLADNLALAKQRRTEWINRLNHIFDGTRATGLVSYAEASQLVDEMIGFIFERQAACYAVMGLREQDPTLHEHGLTVCTLSVIIGQALSYPREVLQHVGVAALLHDVGLVRLPKNLLKRTKAMPPAQQALYDSHPAQGLVLLEKSGVRDAEVLSIVKHHHAAPTGPVGTEGEAGQDWAYAALVGIVDQYDELLTGQTGGPPLSSNQAMTQLYQRYRDQPYLLDHVSYLIRAIGVFPLYSLVALKSGEVGVVGSITPGKAHLPILYLCRDARGVSCAPPQELDLAQEPEGGRSIHDIRDPRREGIDVEDILRQVAA is encoded by the coding sequence ATGGCGCATCGCACAATTCCGCTCTCCGACCTGAAAGTCGGGATGTACCTGATCGGGGTGGACCGCTCTTGGCTTCACACGCCCTTTCTTCGGCATAAATTTGAAATCAGCGCGCAATCGGAAATCGACACCTTGCGGGCATCGGGCATTGCTCAGGTGACCATCGATACCGGCCGGGGCCTTGATGTGACGATTCCTGAGGTGAGACCGTCCGATCCCGTCCCTGTGTCCGAGTCTCAGCTGGAAGGGCCCAGTCCGTCGGCTACGCATCCCGTCTCGCTGGAACGGACGGCGGTGATGCTGGCGGACAATCTTGCGCTGGCGAAGCAGCGGCGGACGGAGTGGATCAATCGGCTCAATCACATTTTTGACGGCACGCGGGCGACAGGGCTGGTGTCATACGCAGAAGCCAGTCAGCTCGTTGATGAGATGATCGGTTTCATCTTCGAACGCCAAGCCGCCTGTTACGCCGTCATGGGCCTGCGGGAGCAAGACCCGACGTTGCATGAGCATGGACTCACCGTGTGCACGCTGTCCGTCATTATCGGGCAGGCGTTATCCTATCCTCGAGAAGTGCTGCAACACGTGGGCGTGGCCGCGCTGCTCCATGATGTGGGTCTTGTCCGTCTTCCCAAGAACCTGCTGAAACGCACCAAGGCAATGCCTCCGGCCCAGCAAGCTCTCTACGATAGCCATCCGGCGCAGGGCCTCGTGTTGTTGGAGAAAAGCGGGGTCCGCGATGCGGAGGTCCTGTCCATCGTCAAGCACCATCATGCCGCACCGACAGGTCCGGTCGGTACCGAAGGGGAGGCAGGACAAGACTGGGCCTATGCTGCGCTGGTGGGGATTGTCGACCAGTATGACGAATTGCTGACCGGCCAAACGGGCGGGCCACCGCTGTCGTCCAATCAAGCGATGACGCAGTTGTATCAACGCTACCGTGATCAGCCCTATTTGCTCGATCACGTGTCGTATCTGATCAGAGCGATCGGCGTGTTTCCCCTCTACAGTCTCGTGGCGTTGAAATCAGGGGAGGTCGGCGTCGTGGGATCCATTACCCCCGGCAAGGCTCACCTTCCAATCCTGTATCTCTGTCGGGATGCGAGAGGTGTGTCTTGTGCCCCGCCCCAGGAATTGGATCTTGCTCAAGAACCGGAAGGCGGACGAAGTATTCATGACATTCGGGATCCACGACGGGAAGGAATCGATGTGGAAGACATTCTGAGGCAGGTGGCCGCATGA
- a CDS encoding RuBisCO large subunit C-terminal-like domain-containing protein has product MHEHRLSGDRFSVEYHLTGTESQGRNMAERLCADQTIEAPLSLLRTCPIPEGLLGRVEDFSRVEETRHRARISFPVELFGHSFAQMLHTLFGTASLSPQVQVADIHLPTQLPESWPGPRHGISGIRTMTDVAHRPLACAVLKPLGLSPEALAELAHSFALGGVDIIKDDQGLGDHAFCPSEERVQRCLAAIRDASRSTGRRCLYFTHVVGSLEDIRTQTQFARQAGADGILLSPGLVGYQALHDLNRHASDALPIMSHPAFLGTYAMAPTQGLAPSVLYGRLPRLAGADITIYPTYGLNFTISRRDCTQIAAACTESWGSLRPIFPTAAGRMGEDRIREMCEVYGRDCVFVLGSQIRESPEGIAASCEHFMQRLNNFSAAH; this is encoded by the coding sequence ATGCATGAACATAGGCTGTCGGGGGACCGCTTTTCGGTCGAGTACCATCTCACGGGGACTGAGTCGCAGGGGCGGAACATGGCCGAGCGCCTGTGCGCCGATCAGACCATAGAAGCCCCGCTGTCCCTGCTACGCACCTGCCCAATTCCCGAAGGACTCCTGGGCCGGGTCGAGGATTTCTCACGAGTGGAGGAAACGCGGCATCGAGCCCGGATCAGTTTTCCCGTTGAACTGTTTGGCCATTCGTTCGCGCAGATGCTGCACACCCTGTTCGGCACGGCCAGTCTCAGCCCCCAGGTCCAAGTCGCCGATATTCATCTCCCCACCCAGCTGCCGGAAAGCTGGCCCGGCCCTCGGCACGGTATCTCAGGCATCCGTACAATGACTGACGTGGCCCATCGTCCATTGGCCTGTGCCGTCTTGAAGCCACTAGGGCTCTCTCCTGAGGCGCTGGCGGAATTGGCCCACAGTTTCGCACTCGGCGGCGTGGACATCATCAAGGATGACCAGGGTCTTGGAGATCATGCCTTCTGCCCCTCCGAAGAACGCGTCCAGCGCTGCCTTGCCGCCATTCGTGATGCCAGCCGCTCCACTGGCCGCAGATGCCTTTACTTTACTCACGTCGTCGGATCGCTCGAAGACATCCGGACACAAACACAATTCGCCAGGCAGGCAGGCGCGGATGGAATCCTCCTCTCACCGGGGCTGGTGGGATACCAGGCGCTTCACGATCTGAATCGTCACGCGTCTGACGCGCTGCCCATCATGTCTCATCCGGCATTCCTCGGCACCTACGCCATGGCTCCGACACAGGGGCTCGCTCCAAGCGTGCTCTACGGTCGCCTTCCCCGACTCGCCGGCGCAGACATCACCATCTATCCAACCTACGGCCTCAATTTTACGATCAGCCGCCGAGACTGCACGCAGATCGCGGCGGCCTGCACAGAGTCCTGGGGATCACTGCGGCCCATCTTCCCCACCGCCGCGGGTCGCATGGGAGAAGACCGCATCAGAGAGATGTGCGAGGTCTACGGCCGTGATTGTGTCTTCGTTCTAGGAAGCCAGATACGGGAATCACCGGAAGGCATCGCTGCATCCTGCGAGCATTTCATGCAACGTCTCAATAACTTTTCCGCTGCTCATTGA
- a CDS encoding flagellar basal body rod C-terminal domain-containing protein has product MMSAIDTALSGLTNFAKKLDVSAHNVANVNTDGFHKSRVESVEVGTGGVLPVVQKDDSAGPSVLKDRGYGAAQVELSNVDLGEEAVSQIVAQRGFEANLRTLKTADDMLGSIIDTKR; this is encoded by the coding sequence ATGATGTCCGCAATCGACACAGCCTTATCGGGCCTGACGAATTTCGCCAAGAAGCTCGATGTCTCCGCCCATAACGTGGCGAATGTGAATACCGACGGATTCCATAAATCAAGGGTTGAGTCCGTCGAGGTCGGAACCGGCGGCGTGTTGCCGGTCGTCCAAAAAGACGATTCCGCCGGACCGAGCGTGCTGAAAGACCGCGGATACGGTGCGGCCCAGGTCGAATTGTCCAATGTCGATCTCGGAGAAGAAGCCGTCAGCCAGATCGTCGCCCAGCGCGGATTCGAAGCCAATCTCCGCACGCTGAAAACCGCCGACGATATGCTGGGGAGCATTATCGACACGAAGCGGTAA
- a CDS encoding radical SAM protein: protein MTAPRVLLLIPPLTQLNTPYPSTAYLTGFLQSQGIASEQADLGIEMVLRLFSPDGLRDVFRLVRQQSDDLPPQALAMLADEDAYLSTIDTVVTFLQGKTPEAASLLIDPGFLPQGPRFDGKTRFPKSVPMEDRAKHWGTLYLEDLADLVQATVSPSFALSRYAEHLAHSASSFDRLASALAEPLSLTDEFLLDALWPHLDRVDPTLVGLSVPFPGNLYGAFRIAQAMKQRRPNLPIVLGGGYANTELRRVRDPRVFDYVDFITLDDGERPLLSLLEHLADQRPRTRLCRTFYRDEHHVRFADDRSVSNFSMNDVGCPTYRGLPLDRYLTILDSTNPMHRLWSEGHWNKLTVAHGCYWKQCTFCDVGLDYISRYEMTPTERLIQQIEQLIAETGQRGFHFVDEAAPPAALKALALGLLERKLAITWWGNIRFEEAFSPDLCKLLAASGCIAVTAGLEAASDRLLDKMKKGITVDQTALVAAAFKEAGIMIHAYLMYGFPSETIQEAVDALERVRQLFKADLMQSAFWHRFTTTAHSPVGLDPKAHGLRILGPTFEGFADNDLIHRDPVGKTPAWLGEGLRRSMLNFLEGRGLTMDVRQWFDHDVPEPHVPKTWVRSLLRKRIEPDHLPLERRLVWLGNPPVSVTQTRQVKLTLQGRFAKAVIQLPHSQGQWFQTVIKQATPRKNKTTPYPWVRDIQASFPGTANDFVTFLDSPGWRNARTAGLLLV from the coding sequence ATGACCGCGCCCCGAGTCCTGTTACTGATTCCCCCGCTGACCCAGCTCAATACCCCGTACCCGTCCACCGCCTATCTCACCGGATTCTTGCAGTCTCAGGGAATCGCTTCTGAACAGGCCGATCTTGGGATCGAGATGGTGTTGCGGCTGTTCAGTCCCGATGGACTTCGGGATGTCTTTCGTCTTGTGCGGCAACAGTCAGACGATCTTCCCCCACAAGCCCTCGCCATGCTCGCGGACGAAGACGCGTACCTGAGTACGATCGACACGGTGGTGACGTTCCTGCAGGGCAAGACTCCAGAGGCAGCGAGTCTGCTCATCGATCCTGGATTTCTTCCGCAAGGTCCGCGGTTCGACGGCAAGACGAGATTTCCGAAATCTGTTCCGATGGAAGATCGAGCGAAGCACTGGGGCACGCTGTATCTCGAAGACCTCGCCGACCTGGTCCAAGCCACGGTCAGCCCATCCTTCGCCCTCAGCCGCTACGCCGAACATCTGGCTCACTCCGCATCCTCATTCGACCGATTAGCCTCGGCTCTCGCCGAGCCGCTCAGCCTGACGGATGAATTCCTGCTGGATGCCCTGTGGCCACACCTCGACCGTGTGGATCCGACCCTCGTGGGTCTGTCAGTCCCCTTTCCCGGCAATCTCTACGGCGCATTTCGGATTGCCCAGGCGATGAAGCAGCGGAGGCCGAACCTCCCGATTGTGCTCGGCGGCGGCTATGCGAATACGGAGTTGCGTCGTGTCCGCGATCCTCGCGTGTTCGACTACGTGGACTTCATCACCTTGGACGACGGGGAACGACCGCTTCTCTCGCTCCTCGAACATCTTGCGGACCAACGCCCGCGAACCAGGCTCTGCCGGACGTTTTACAGAGACGAGCATCACGTCCGCTTCGCCGACGATCGGTCCGTGTCCAATTTCAGCATGAATGACGTCGGATGTCCGACCTATCGGGGCTTGCCGCTGGATCGCTACCTGACAATCCTCGACAGCACGAATCCCATGCATCGCCTCTGGTCCGAAGGTCATTGGAACAAACTGACCGTCGCGCACGGCTGTTATTGGAAGCAGTGCACGTTTTGCGATGTCGGGCTCGACTACATCAGCCGGTATGAAATGACGCCAACCGAACGGCTGATCCAACAAATCGAGCAACTGATCGCCGAAACCGGGCAACGCGGATTCCACTTTGTGGATGAAGCCGCCCCGCCTGCGGCGCTGAAGGCGCTGGCACTGGGATTACTGGAACGGAAGCTCGCGATCACCTGGTGGGGAAACATCCGGTTCGAAGAGGCCTTTTCACCGGATCTATGCAAACTCTTAGCCGCCTCCGGCTGTATCGCCGTGACAGCAGGACTGGAAGCGGCCTCGGATCGTCTGCTCGACAAGATGAAAAAAGGGATCACCGTCGATCAGACCGCACTCGTTGCGGCCGCCTTCAAAGAGGCCGGCATTATGATTCATGCGTATCTCATGTACGGATTCCCCTCGGAAACGATCCAAGAGGCAGTGGATGCTCTCGAACGCGTGCGGCAACTCTTCAAAGCGGACCTGATGCAATCGGCCTTCTGGCATCGCTTTACCACGACGGCCCACAGCCCGGTCGGCCTTGACCCCAAAGCCCATGGACTCCGCATCCTCGGACCGACATTTGAAGGTTTTGCTGATAACGATCTGATTCACCGCGACCCTGTCGGAAAGACACCGGCCTGGCTGGGCGAAGGCTTGCGTCGCTCCATGCTGAACTTTCTGGAAGGGCGAGGGCTCACGATGGATGTTCGGCAGTGGTTCGACCATGACGTACCTGAGCCGCACGTCCCCAAGACCTGGGTACGGAGCCTTCTCCGCAAACGAATAGAGCCTGACCATCTACCGCTTGAACGCCGATTGGTGTGGCTCGGCAATCCGCCGGTCTCAGTGACACAAACCCGACAAGTCAAACTGACACTGCAAGGACGATTTGCCAAGGCGGTCATCCAGCTCCCCCACTCACAGGGGCAGTGGTTTCAAACCGTCATCAAGCAAGCGACCCCGCGCAAGAATAAAACAACACCTTATCCCTGGGTTCGAGACATACAAGCCAGCTTTCCAGGCACAGCGAACGATTTCGTCACATTTTTAGACAGTCCCGGCTGGAGAAACGCCCGTACCGCTGGTCTGTTATTGGTCTAG
- a CDS encoding peroxiredoxin — MAIRLGDEAPNFTADTTEGPINFHEWLGGGWGILFSHPKDYTPVCTTELGTVAKITPEFKKRGVKVIAVSVDPLDSHKGWINDINETQHTTMNYPIIADPDKKVATLYDMIHPNAIDNMTVRSVFIVGPDKKVKLTLTYPASCGRNFDELLRVIDSLQLTSKFKVATPANWKDGEDCIITPAVNDAEAKTLFPKGFKTVKPYLRYTPQPNK, encoded by the coding sequence ATGGCGATCCGCTTAGGAGATGAAGCCCCGAATTTTACAGCCGATACGACCGAAGGCCCGATCAACTTTCACGAATGGCTTGGCGGAGGGTGGGGGATTTTGTTCTCGCATCCGAAAGACTATACGCCGGTCTGTACGACTGAATTAGGGACCGTGGCCAAGATCACTCCTGAGTTTAAGAAGCGGGGAGTGAAAGTCATTGCGGTCAGTGTCGATCCGTTGGACTCCCATAAGGGCTGGATCAACGACATCAACGAAACTCAGCACACCACGATGAATTATCCCATCATCGCCGATCCGGATAAGAAGGTGGCGACCCTCTACGACATGATCCATCCGAATGCGATCGACAACATGACTGTCCGTTCGGTGTTCATTGTCGGACCCGACAAGAAGGTGAAGCTGACCTTGACCTATCCTGCATCATGTGGCCGTAACTTTGATGAGTTGTTGCGCGTGATCGATTCGCTCCAGCTGACCTCGAAGTTCAAGGTCGCGACTCCGGCGAACTGGAAAGATGGCGAAGATTGCATCATCACTCCGGCCGTCAATGACGCGGAAGCCAAGACTCTCTTCCCGAAGGGGTTTAAGACAGTGAAGCCGTACCTGCGCTATACGCCGCAACCGAATAAGTAA
- a CDS encoding pentapeptide repeat-containing protein, translated as MEQAKPSPIALRISNDPMYKLLREGCIKEFNVKKSAGDKCDLKSCDLRGLDLRGLDATGLDFSDCYFRQSDLRGIDFSQSNLRGASINACKISGVLFPEELSASEIELSLLQGIRMRYSK; from the coding sequence ATGGAGCAGGCAAAGCCTAGTCCGATCGCACTGCGGATCTCAAACGACCCGATGTACAAATTGCTCCGCGAAGGCTGCATTAAGGAGTTCAACGTCAAGAAATCCGCAGGCGACAAGTGCGACTTGAAAAGCTGCGATCTGCGAGGCCTGGATCTCCGCGGCCTGGATGCCACCGGGCTGGATTTCAGCGATTGCTATTTCCGCCAATCCGATCTTCGCGGCATCGATTTCAGCCAATCCAACTTGCGGGGCGCCTCCATCAACGCCTGCAAGATCTCCGGCGTCCTCTTTCCTGAAGAGCTTTCCGCCTCAGAGATCGAGCTCTCGCTCTTGCAGGGCATCCGGATGCGGTACTCGAAGTAG